A genome region from Tursiops truncatus isolate mTurTru1 chromosome 15, mTurTru1.mat.Y, whole genome shotgun sequence includes the following:
- the ZNF133 gene encoding zinc finger protein 133 isoform X6 has product MQHMLCSHPPWIFTCWCAEEPVRPGAPCPGDQQQEQQQRASDGNPWNDKAEGQEREGTQPLFGKTKKRTSGVFPRLPPQQQPVNSGDGIQGMEGVASPAQTGNPEETDRLLKRIEVLGFGTVNCGECGLGFSKMTNLLSHQRIHSGEKPYVCGVCEKGFSLKKSLARHQKAHSGEKPIVCRECGRGFNRKSTLIIHERTHSGEKPYMCSECGRGFSQKSNLIIHQRTHSGEKPYVCQECGKGFSQKSAVVRHQRTHLEEKTIVCSDCGLGFSDRSNLISHQRTHSGEKPYACKECGRCFRQRTTLVNHQRTHSKEKPYVCGVCGHSFSQNSTLISHRRTHTGEKPYVCGVCGRGFSLKSHLNRHQNIHSGDKPIVCKDCGRGFSQQSNLIRHQRTHSGEKPMVCEECGRGFSQKSNLVAHQRTHSGEKPYVCRECGRGFSHQAGLIRHRRKHSREKPYTCRQCGLGFSNKSALITHKWVHSEEKPCLFRECGQGFPQKSHLILHQMTHQGRKPYVCKTCGQGFSQKSHLSRHRRMKSAHHKLRLQSDPEAYSEQSSDPLHSL; this is encoded by the coding sequence ATGCAGCACATGCTGTGTAGTCACCCTCCCTGGATCTTCACGTGCTGGTGTGCAGAAGAGCCTGTCCGGCCAGGAGCTCCGTGCCCTGGGGAtcagcagcaggagcagcagcagcgaGCCTCTGATGGAAATCCCTGGAATGACAAAGCAGAAGGTCAGGAGAGAGAAGGCACCCAGCCTTTGtttggaaagacaaagaaaaggacTTCAGGTGTGTTCCCCAGGCTGCCACCCCAGCAGCAGCCGGTCAACTCTGGGGATGGCATCCAAGGCATGGAGGGAGTGGCCAGCCCAGCTCAGACGGGGAATCCCGAGGAAACAGACAGACTGTTGAAGAGGATAGAAGTCTTAGGATTTGGAACAGTCAACTGTGGGGAGTGTGGCCTGGGCTTCAGCAAGATGACAAACCTGCTCAGTCACCAGAGGATACACTCAGGGGAGAAGCCGTATGTGTGCGGGGTGTGTGAGAAGGGCTTTAGCCTGAAGAAAAGCCTTGCCAGACACCAGAAGGCACACTCGGGGGAGAAGCCCATCGTGTGCAGGGAGTGTGGGCGAGGCTTTAACCGCAAGTCGACACTCATCATACACGAGAGGACACACTCAGGTGAGAAGCCTTACATGTGCAGCGAGTGCGGGCGAGGCTTCAGCCAGAAGTCAAACCTCATCATACACCAGCGGACACACTCTGGGGAGAAGCCCTACGTGTGCCAGGAATGTGGGAAAGGCTTCAGCCAGAAGTCAGCCGTCGTCAGACACCAGAGGACGCACTTGGAGGAGAAGACCATCGTGTGCAGTGACTGTGGACTGGGCTTCAGCGACAGGTCGAACCTCATCTCACACCAGAGGACACACTCCGGGGAGAAGCCTTATGCCTGCAAGGAGTGTGGGCGGTGCTTCAGGCAGAGAACCACCCTTGTCAACCACCAGAGGACACACTCCAAGGAGAAGCCTTatgtgtgtggcgtgtgtgggCACAGCTTCAGCCAGAATTCAACCCTCATCTCACACAGGCGGACACACACTGGGGAGAAGCCTTAcgtgtgtggggtgtgtgggcGAGGCTTTAGTCTCAAGTCACACCTCAACAGACACCAGAACATACACTCAGGGGATAAGCCCATTGTGTGTAAGGACTGTGGGCGAGGCTTCAGCCAGCAGTCAAATCTCATCAGACACCAGAGGACACACTCAGGGGAAAAGCCCATGGTGTGTGAGGAGTGCGGGCGAGGCTTCAGCCAGAAGTCAAACCTTGTTGCACACCAGAGGACACACTCAGGGGAAAAGCCGTACGTGTGCAGGGAGTGTGGGCGAGGCTTCAGTCACCAGGCAGGTCTCATCCGGCACAGGCGGAAACACTCGAGGGAAAAGCCTTACACGTGCAGGCAGTGTGGACTCGGCTTCAGCAATAAGTCAGCTTTAATCACGCACAAATGGGTACACTCGGAAGAGAAGCCCTGTCTATTCAGAGAGTGTGGCCAAGGCTTTCCCCAAAAGTCACACCTCATCTTACATCAGATGACACACCAGGGCAGGAAGCCTTATGTGTGCAAGACGTGTGGACAGGGCTTTAGCCAGAAGTCTCACCTCAGCAGACACAGGAGGATGAAGTCCGCCCACCACAAACTGCGACTTCAGTCTGACCCCGAGGCCTACTCAGAGCAATCTTCTGACCCCTTGCACTCTCTCTGA
- the ZNF133 gene encoding zinc finger protein 133 isoform X5, translating to MSHSHPPTPAGDPLTLAAEPKPELHLGPFRPPDFSSQQLRMQHMLCSHPPWIFTCWCAEEPVRPGAPCPGDQQQEQQQRASDGNPWNDKAEGQEREGTQPLFGKTKKRTSGVFPRLPPQQQPVNSGDGIQGMEGVASPAQTGNPEETDRLLKRIEVLGFGTVNCGECGLGFSKMTNLLSHQRIHSGEKPYVCGVCEKGFSLKKSLARHQKAHSGEKPIVCRECGRGFNRKSTLIIHERTHSGEKPYMCSECGRGFSQKSNLIIHQRTHSGEKPYVCQECGKGFSQKSAVVRHQRTHLEEKTIVCSDCGLGFSDRSNLISHQRTHSGEKPYACKECGRCFRQRTTLVNHQRTHSKEKPYVCGVCGHSFSQNSTLISHRRTHTGEKPYVCGVCGRGFSLKSHLNRHQNIHSGDKPIVCKDCGRGFSQQSNLIRHQRTHSGEKPMVCEECGRGFSQKSNLVAHQRTHSGEKPYVCRECGRGFSHQAGLIRHRRKHSREKPYTCRQCGLGFSNKSALITHKWVHSEEKPCLFRECGQGFPQKSHLILHQMTHQGRKPYVCKTCGQGFSQKSHLSRHRRMKSAHHKLRLQSDPEAYSEQSSDPLHSL from the coding sequence CAGAACCAAAGCCAGAACTCCACCTCGGTCCCTTCCGCCCTCCAGACTTCTCCAGTCAGCAGCTCCGCATGCAGCACATGCTGTGTAGTCACCCTCCCTGGATCTTCACGTGCTGGTGTGCAGAAGAGCCTGTCCGGCCAGGAGCTCCGTGCCCTGGGGAtcagcagcaggagcagcagcagcgaGCCTCTGATGGAAATCCCTGGAATGACAAAGCAGAAGGTCAGGAGAGAGAAGGCACCCAGCCTTTGtttggaaagacaaagaaaaggacTTCAGGTGTGTTCCCCAGGCTGCCACCCCAGCAGCAGCCGGTCAACTCTGGGGATGGCATCCAAGGCATGGAGGGAGTGGCCAGCCCAGCTCAGACGGGGAATCCCGAGGAAACAGACAGACTGTTGAAGAGGATAGAAGTCTTAGGATTTGGAACAGTCAACTGTGGGGAGTGTGGCCTGGGCTTCAGCAAGATGACAAACCTGCTCAGTCACCAGAGGATACACTCAGGGGAGAAGCCGTATGTGTGCGGGGTGTGTGAGAAGGGCTTTAGCCTGAAGAAAAGCCTTGCCAGACACCAGAAGGCACACTCGGGGGAGAAGCCCATCGTGTGCAGGGAGTGTGGGCGAGGCTTTAACCGCAAGTCGACACTCATCATACACGAGAGGACACACTCAGGTGAGAAGCCTTACATGTGCAGCGAGTGCGGGCGAGGCTTCAGCCAGAAGTCAAACCTCATCATACACCAGCGGACACACTCTGGGGAGAAGCCCTACGTGTGCCAGGAATGTGGGAAAGGCTTCAGCCAGAAGTCAGCCGTCGTCAGACACCAGAGGACGCACTTGGAGGAGAAGACCATCGTGTGCAGTGACTGTGGACTGGGCTTCAGCGACAGGTCGAACCTCATCTCACACCAGAGGACACACTCCGGGGAGAAGCCTTATGCCTGCAAGGAGTGTGGGCGGTGCTTCAGGCAGAGAACCACCCTTGTCAACCACCAGAGGACACACTCCAAGGAGAAGCCTTatgtgtgtggcgtgtgtgggCACAGCTTCAGCCAGAATTCAACCCTCATCTCACACAGGCGGACACACACTGGGGAGAAGCCTTAcgtgtgtggggtgtgtgggcGAGGCTTTAGTCTCAAGTCACACCTCAACAGACACCAGAACATACACTCAGGGGATAAGCCCATTGTGTGTAAGGACTGTGGGCGAGGCTTCAGCCAGCAGTCAAATCTCATCAGACACCAGAGGACACACTCAGGGGAAAAGCCCATGGTGTGTGAGGAGTGCGGGCGAGGCTTCAGCCAGAAGTCAAACCTTGTTGCACACCAGAGGACACACTCAGGGGAAAAGCCGTACGTGTGCAGGGAGTGTGGGCGAGGCTTCAGTCACCAGGCAGGTCTCATCCGGCACAGGCGGAAACACTCGAGGGAAAAGCCTTACACGTGCAGGCAGTGTGGACTCGGCTTCAGCAATAAGTCAGCTTTAATCACGCACAAATGGGTACACTCGGAAGAGAAGCCCTGTCTATTCAGAGAGTGTGGCCAAGGCTTTCCCCAAAAGTCACACCTCATCTTACATCAGATGACACACCAGGGCAGGAAGCCTTATGTGTGCAAGACGTGTGGACAGGGCTTTAGCCAGAAGTCTCACCTCAGCAGACACAGGAGGATGAAGTCCGCCCACCACAAACTGCGACTTCAGTCTGACCCCGAGGCCTACTCAGAGCAATCTTCTGACCCCTTGCACTCTCTCTGA